A genomic segment from Anabas testudineus chromosome 6, fAnaTes1.2, whole genome shotgun sequence encodes:
- the LOC113165259 gene encoding receptor-interacting serine/threonine-protein kinase 4-like — MALQSRMTEQIGAESLEGEWEKVGSGGFGRVYKVRHKTWKFEVAIKLLQDDVGSFKKEANIMDVAFCPYVLRVFGIFEGRVPPENMSVQKGIVMEFMRRGSVQTLQTSLSGPPPWPLALRLAHEVALGVNFLHSKELVHSDLKPSNVLLDCDLHAKLADFGLSRVSTSALNNSNSNREATEEVGGSYKYMPPEAFEVSYELVRAFDTYSYGIFLWSIVTGKEPYETANYSLVALRIREGDRPSLEAIDQEKAEGLKELVDLMKECWDGNPDKRPTFKCCLDVIKDVYSKHERAIRDAVNEVLTRLDSPGFPPRTPEPSRFHDVMDNAAPQNSQQESLDGPTKRMSATDKAKFVDDNKAALFQRVSEVMAIVDKLGDMVHSETYSVILSKQTSQDQMRELFQRTLRSGGVVVKAAFYDILKKDHASLVKSLGGELE, encoded by the exons ATGGCACTGCAGAGCCGTATGACTGAACAAATTGGTGCTGAAAGCCTCGAAGGGGAATGGGAGAAAGTCGGCTCTGGTGGCTTTGGTAGGGTCTACAAGGTCAGGCACAAGACGTGGAAGTTTGAAGTGGCCATTAAGCTACTACAAGATGATGTTGG CTCCTTTAAAAAAGAAGCTAACATTATGGATGTGGCTTTCTGTCCGTATGTACTGAGGGTGTTTGGGATTTTTGAGGGACGTGTGCCACCTGAAAATATGTCCGTACAAAAGGGAATAGTCATGGAGTTCATGCGTAGAGGATCTGTTCAAACCCTGCAAACGAGTCTGTCAGGCCCTCCACCATGGCCCTTAGCCCTCCGTTTGGCACACGAAGTGGCTCTAGGCGTGAACTTCCTCCATTCAAAAGAGCTTGTGCACAGCGACCTGAAACCAAGTAATGTACTGCTGGATTGTGATCTTCATGCCAAG CTTGCAGACTTTGGCCTGTCCAGGGTCTCCACTAGTGCTttgaacaacagcaacagcaacagagaaGCAACAGAAGAGGTTGGAGGCTCATACAAGTACATGCCTCCAGAGGCTTTTGAGGTATCATATGAACTTGTCCGTGCCTTTGACACATACAG ctATGGTATCTTTCTCTGGTCTATTGTTACTGGTAAAGAGCCCTATGAAA CGGCTAATTACAGTCTTGTGGCACTGAGGATTCGTGAAGGAGACAGACCTTCCTTGGAGGCAATTGACCAGGAGAAGGCAGAAGGGTTAAAAGAGCTGGTTGACCTCATGAAGGAGTGCTGGGATGGGAATCCGGACAAAAGGCCTACTTTCAAAT GTTGCCTTGATGTCATTAAGGATGTGTACTCAAAGCATGAGAGGGCAATTCGAGATGCTGTCAATGAAGTCTTGACAAGACTG GATTCACCAGGTTTTCCTCCTCGGACTCCAG AACCATCAAGATTTCATGACGTTATGGATAACGCCGCACCTCAAAATTCACAACAG GAATCACTTGATGGTCCTACTAAAAGAATGAGTGCTACAGATAAAG CAAAATTTGTCGATGACAACAAGGCTGCGTTATTTCAAAGAGTTTCAGAGGTAATGGCCATAGTAGACAAGCTTGGAGACATGGTTCACAGTGAAACCTACTCAGTGATCCTAAGTAAACAGACAAGCCAGGATCAAATGAGGGAGCTTTTTCAAAGGACACTTCGCTCAGGAGGTGTAGTGGTCAAAGCAGCCTTCTACGACATCCTCAAAAAAGATCACGCCAGCCTAGTGAAAAGCCTTG GTGGAGAACTTGAgtga